The window TCATGAATTTTGCACGCTCCCCTATGGAAGCTTGAGAAGCGCGGGCGTATCTTGCCGGCATCTGCGCATCGAGGATTTTCATGCCACTGACACTGACTGACCAGCCGTCCGCCGATGCGCGTCCGGTCCACCTCGTCACGGAAGCGAGCTTCGCGTCCCTGCCGATCGACGAGGATGCCCGGCGCTGGGCCACGGCCAACGGGTTCACGGGGCAGGCCGGCCGGCTGCTCGTGATGCCGGGCAAGGATGGCGGCGTGTCCGGCGCGATCCTGGGCGTCGCCGCGGAACGCTACGGATTGTCGCCGCTCGCGACCGGCGCGCTGGCGCAGAAACTGCCCGCAGGCGCCTGGGCGCTGGCCGGCAAGGTGGATGACCCGGACCTCGCAGGCCTCGGCCTGATCCTCGGCAGCTACGCATTCTCGCGCTACCGAAAGACGGAGACGCCGGAGATCAGCTTCGCCGCACCGGCCGGGGCGGATGTGGCGGCCGCGAACCGGCGCGGCGAGGCCGTGTTTTTGGTTCGCGACCTCATCAACACGCCGGCAAACGACATGGGTCCGGATGCGCTGGAGGCGGCGGCGCGGGCTCTGGCCGAGAAACACGGCGCGATCGCGTCGGTCGTGACGGGCGACGCGCTTCTGGCGCAGAATTTTCCGATGATACACGCGGTCGGCCGCGCGGCCGCACAGGCGCCGCGCCTGATCGATATCGCCTGGGGGCCGGAGGGCGCGCGCAAGGTGACGCTGGTCGGCAAGGGCGTCTGCTTCGACACCGGCGGGCTCGACATCAAGCCGGCATCCGGCATGCTCCTGATGAAGAAGGATATGGGCGGCGCGGCCAATGTGCTCGGCCTCGCATCCATGATCATGGGCGCGGGCATGAACGTGCGCCTGCGGGTGCTGATCCCGGCCGTGGAGAATTCGATCGCCGGCAACGCGTTCCGGCCCGGCGACATCCTGACGAGCCGCAAGGGCCACACGGTCGAGATCGGCAACACCGACGCCGAGGGCCGCCTTGTGCTTGCCGATGCGCTGGCGCTGGGCGACGAGGACGAACCCGATCTGATGATCGACATGGCGACGCTGACGGGGGCCGCGCGCGTCGCGCTGGGGCCGGATCTGCCGCCGTTCTTCACCGACGACGAGACGCTTGCATCCGACCTCGCCACGGCCTCGATCGAGGTCGCAGACCCTGTGTGGCGCATGCCGCTGTGGAAGCCGTACGACCAGCGGCTTGCGTCCAAGGTGGCCGACTTCAACAATGTGAACACGGACGGCTTCGCCGGCGCGGTGACGGCCGCGCTGTTCCTTCGCCGGTTCGTGTCGCGTGCGAAGAGCTGGGCGCATTTCGACGTGTTCGGCTGGAGCCCGGTGGAGCGCCCGCATTGCCCGATCGGCGGCGAGGCGCAGGCGATCCGCGCCATCGAGAACGTTCTGGCGAAGCGGTTCAAGTAGCCCTCGATCGAGGGACCGGCGGACGCTGCCGGTTGCCTTGTCAGCGATCTGTCAGGAGCGGCAAGGCGCGGCTTTGACTTCACGCAAATGAGTTGATATCAACCTATATAGCGGCGCGGGACGCTGAACAGGGAAGAGATTGAGCATGAGCTACGTAGACGGGTTCGTCGCCGCCGTTCCCGCGGCCAACAAGGAGGCCTATCGCAAGCACGCGAGCGAGGCCTTCGCGATCTTCCGGGAGTTCGGCGCAAGACGCATGGTCGAGGCCTGGGGGGACAATGTTCCCGATGGCAAGATCACCGATTTCAAGGGCGCGGTGAAGGCCGAAGAGGGCGAGGTCGTCGTCTATTCCTGGATCGAATATGCGTCGAAGGAAGCGCGCGACGCCGCCAACGAGAAGATGATGAGCGACCCGCGCATGAAGAACATGGGCGAGACGATGCCCTTCGACGGCAGGCGCATGATCTATGGCGGCTTCGACGTGATGGTGGATACGGGCGGCAGCGGCAAGATGGGGTACGCCGACGGAGCGCTGCAGCCGGTGCCGACCGCAAACAAGGCCGCCTACAAGGCGATCGCCGACAAGCACGCGGCCATTTTCGTGGAACATGGCGCAAGCCGGGTCGTGGAGGCCTGGGGCGACGACGTTCCGGACGGCAAGATCACCGACTACAAGCGCGCGGTGAAGGCAAAGGGCGACGAGACGGTGGTCTATGCCTGGGTCGAGTGGCCCTCGAAGGATGCGCGCGATGCAGGGTGGGAGAAGGTGATGGCGGATACGCGCATCCACGGTGACGTCATGCCCTGCGACATGGAGCGCATGGTCCTTGGCGGGTTCACGACGCTCGTCGATGTAGCGGCCTGAGTTTGCCTCACAAAGACTACAGCGGTTCCGAATGAGGTGGGATCGATTTGGACGCCCCCTCCACCGCCTTCGGCGGTCCCCGGATCCAGGTTGCGGACGGCCGCAGCGCTGGATCCTCCCCTGCGGAGCGGGGGAGGTGGCCCGGAGGGCCGGAGGTGGTGTTTCCGCGAAAGCCTGACAT is drawn from Mesorhizobium sp. CAU 1732 and contains these coding sequences:
- a CDS encoding leucyl aminopeptidase family protein, encoding MPLTLTDQPSADARPVHLVTEASFASLPIDEDARRWATANGFTGQAGRLLVMPGKDGGVSGAILGVAAERYGLSPLATGALAQKLPAGAWALAGKVDDPDLAGLGLILGSYAFSRYRKTETPEISFAAPAGADVAAANRRGEAVFLVRDLINTPANDMGPDALEAAARALAEKHGAIASVVTGDALLAQNFPMIHAVGRAAAQAPRLIDIAWGPEGARKVTLVGKGVCFDTGGLDIKPASGMLLMKKDMGGAANVLGLASMIMGAGMNVRLRVLIPAVENSIAGNAFRPGDILTSRKGHTVEIGNTDAEGRLVLADALALGDEDEPDLMIDMATLTGAARVALGPDLPPFFTDDETLASDLATASIEVADPVWRMPLWKPYDQRLASKVADFNNVNTDGFAGAVTAALFLRRFVSRAKSWAHFDVFGWSPVERPHCPIGGEAQAIRAIENVLAKRFK
- a CDS encoding DUF1428 domain-containing protein, yielding MSYVDGFVAAVPAANKEAYRKHASEAFAIFREFGARRMVEAWGDNVPDGKITDFKGAVKAEEGEVVVYSWIEYASKEARDAANEKMMSDPRMKNMGETMPFDGRRMIYGGFDVMVDTGGSGKMGYADGALQPVPTANKAAYKAIADKHAAIFVEHGASRVVEAWGDDVPDGKITDYKRAVKAKGDETVVYAWVEWPSKDARDAGWEKVMADTRIHGDVMPCDMERMVLGGFTTLVDVAA